A window from Cryomorphaceae bacterium encodes these proteins:
- a CDS encoding tyrosine--tRNA ligase, whose translation MKNFVEELRWRGLIHDMTPGTEEQLQKEMTTGYVGFDPTADSLHIGNLIPITLLTHFQRCGHKPMVLVGGATGRVGDPSGKTEERQLLSVEQIEHNLLSQQKQLERFLNFTEGNNRAEVVNNYDWFRDLGFLDFIRDVGKHITINYMMAKDSVKNRLETGMSFTEFSYQLIQGYDFYHLKQHRGVKLQMGGSDQWGNITTGTELIRRMGAGEAFALTAPLVKKADGSKFGKSEGGNVWLDREKTSPYKFYQFWLNSSDDDVSNYIRLFSLKSREEIESLEKTHAEAPHLRTLQKALAEEMTTRVHSAEDLAAAQEASEILFGKATSDALLRLSESDFLSVFDGVPQQTVERSVMENGVEIVELLSDHSGFLASRGEARRALKENSISVNKEKVVEGAIIGTENLINNKYVLLQRGKRNYFLVVMV comes from the coding sequence TTCACGACATGACGCCCGGAACAGAAGAGCAACTCCAAAAGGAAATGACCACCGGATATGTAGGTTTCGACCCGACAGCCGATTCGCTTCACATCGGAAATCTCATCCCCATTACGCTGCTCACCCATTTTCAGCGCTGCGGACACAAACCCATGGTACTTGTGGGCGGCGCTACCGGGCGGGTGGGCGACCCTTCGGGCAAAACCGAAGAACGTCAACTGCTTTCTGTTGAGCAAATAGAGCATAACCTGCTCTCCCAGCAAAAGCAGTTGGAGCGGTTCCTGAATTTTACCGAAGGCAACAACCGCGCAGAAGTAGTGAACAACTACGACTGGTTTCGAGACCTTGGTTTTCTGGACTTTATAAGGGATGTAGGCAAGCACATTACCATCAACTACATGATGGCCAAAGATTCGGTGAAAAACAGGCTCGAAACGGGCATGTCGTTTACGGAGTTCAGCTACCAGCTCATTCAGGGCTACGATTTTTACCACCTGAAGCAACACCGCGGCGTAAAGCTTCAAATGGGCGGCTCTGACCAATGGGGAAACATCACAACAGGCACAGAATTGATTCGAAGGATGGGCGCCGGTGAGGCTTTCGCGCTGACCGCTCCGCTGGTGAAAAAAGCAGATGGGTCGAAGTTTGGAAAAAGTGAAGGCGGCAACGTGTGGCTCGACAGGGAGAAAACCTCGCCCTACAAGTTTTACCAGTTTTGGCTCAACAGCAGCGACGACGACGTGAGCAACTACATCCGCCTGTTTTCACTAAAAAGTCGCGAAGAAATTGAAAGTCTGGAGAAAACCCATGCTGAAGCGCCACACCTCAGAACCCTTCAAAAGGCATTGGCCGAGGAAATGACCACGCGTGTTCACTCGGCGGAAGATCTTGCCGCGGCGCAGGAGGCCTCGGAAATTCTGTTCGGAAAGGCTACGTCGGATGCTTTATTGCGTCTGAGCGAATCTGATTTCCTGTCAGTTTTTGACGGCGTGCCTCAACAAACGGTTGAGCGCAGTGTAATGGAAAACGGAGTTGAAATCGTTGAATTGCTCTCCGACCATAGTGGTTTTCTCGCTTCGCGCGGAGAAGCGCGCAGGGCATTGAAGGAAAACTCCATCAGTGTGAACAAGGAAAAAGTTGTAGAAGGCGCCATCATCGGCACAGAAAATCTCATCAACAACAAATACGTGCTGCTGCAGCGCGGAAAACGCAATTACTTTCTGGTAGTAATGGTCTAG